The genomic segment AATCAGCTCTTCACGAAAATCAGGATGCGCAATACTAATGAGTTTTTCGGCGCGTTGCCAAGTCGTTTGCCCTTTGAGATTCACTATTCCGTATTCAGTGACCACATATTGAACCATCGGCCGAGTATCTGTAACAACCGCTCCTACCGTCAAAAGAGGATTGATCCGTGAATATTTCGTCCCCTCATGATCCGTATACGTCGATTCCATACAGATGAAGCTCCGTCCTCCCTTGGAATTATAGGCTGCATCCACGAAATCGAGTTGGCCCCCCGCTCCGCTGATCATCTTGGGACCCACGGTTTCAGAGCACACCTGACCGGAGAGATCAATTTCCAGTGCATTATTGATTGAAACGAGGTTATCATTCATGCTGGCAATGGAGCGATCATTGGTATATTCGACCGGATAGCCTGCGACTTGAGGGTTATTATCGATAAAGTCATAAAGTTTCTGGGTTCCACCCGCGAAGGTATAAACCATCCGCCCGCGATCAATTTGTTTCTTCCGTCCGGTAATCCTTCCCGTTTCAAACATCTCAACATAACTATCGACAAGCATTTCCGTGTGAACACCCAAATCCTTTAAATCCGATTTGGCAATCTGGGAGCCTAAAGCATTCGGCATTGTTCCAATTCCGAGTTGAATACAATCTCCATTCCTTAATTCCTGGAGCACATATTGGGCAATTTGCTGATCAACTTCTGCGGGTTCAAGGGAAGGAATCTGGGGCATACCCGTATGTCCCGCTTCCACGATGTAATCGATTTCCGAAACATGCAGCGTATGACCATAGCCACCATGCGCAATCGGCATATCTTCATTCACTTCGACAATAATGACTTTCGCCTTATCAGCAGAAGCCCGATAATGAGAAATCGTAGGGCCTAAGTTAAAGTTTCCATGTCTATCCATCGGGCTCACTTGAACCATAAGCACATCTACCCGGGATATATTTTCTAAGATATAACGCGGAACTTCAGAATAACGAAGTGGGATATAAAAAGCCCTTCCCATTTCATAATATTTCCGATCAATCACGCTAAAATGGACACAATCCCAGGTGAAATGCTCCCCCCTTGGATCAGCTTTAATAATGGCATGAGGACGCATAGAAACTCCCGCTAAGAGCTGAATATCTTGAAGTTCTGGTGTTCGACGAGCTAAAGCCGCATCAAGTACGGGCAGAGTGTTGGCCGCATAGGAGTAAATAATCCAGTCTCCACTTTTGACAACACTCACCGCTTGATCCGCAGATACGACCTTTTTTCGGTATTCCTCAGTCCAAGTCGACATCTCTTCTTCCCCCTCACTTCTTCAAGCTAAAACAATCCTCTATAAACAATCCTCTACCCTTTAATCGCATCTTTCTATCTCTGTTATATTCCCTTTAAATGTTCTGCTTCTCTTTTAACGGATTGGATATTTTTCTTTCGCAATCACTGCATTGGCGATGTCTTGACGAAGTTCAATCATATCGACATTTGGACGGCGAACCAGTTTGCGCAAACCTGCCAACACCGTGCTCAGTGAATCTCCTTTTTCGACAGCACAGAGAACCTCTTTCCCCTGTTGCTCGAGTACATTCATCGCCTCAAATGCTCCTAAGGTTGCCGCTTTTTCAACAAAACGTTTATGCTCCTCTGAAACGTTTAATTCTTGAACCTTCAGCGCTCTGAGAATTCCACTTTCCATGGTATAGATTTGGAGAACCATTTCCGCCAGGCCGAGAAGGACATATTGGTTATCCTTAAGTTCATTCCCTAGGTTTTGAGTGGCCAACCCTGCAGCCAAAAGGAAGACTTTTTTCGCTTTTTGCGTCATTTGAAGCAGTCCCGCAAGACCTTCTCCTTCTGAGCTCAACCCCCCTGATAGGAGATCTTTACTGACGGCTTTAGCTGCTGCTAAGAGAGGCAATTCACCAGTAAGGGCACGTTTCAAAAGGGTTCCTGGAACAAGCAAACGGTTGATTTCATTCGTCCCTTCAAAGAGCCGATTGATGCGGGAATCTCGGTACATTCTTTCGATTGGATACTCTTGAATGAAACCATAGCCGCCATGAATTTGGACACCTTCATCAACGGAAAGATCCAGCACTTCTGAGGCAAGGACTTTATTTAAAGAACATTCAATCGCATATTCTTCTAAGGCCTTACCTGCCTCTTTACGGCAATCCCCGGTTAAATCCAGCCCGTAGAAACCTTCTTCCATCAGCCCTGCGGTTCGGTAGACGACACTTTCGGCAAGATAGGACTGAGTCGCGACCTCAGCGAGCTTTGTTTGGATCGCGCCAAAACGACTTAAGGGCGTTCCAAATTGTTTGCGCTCACCTGCATATTTCACCGAGACTTCTAAGGCGAGTTGGGCACTGCCGATCGCTGCAGCAGCAAGCTTAAAGCGGCCCACATTGAGAATATTAAAGGCGACAACATGCCCACGTCCGACTTCCCCGACCACATTTTCCACCGGAACTTTCACGTCTTCCAAAATCACCTGTCGCGTCGAAGAACCTTTAATCCCCATCTTTTTCTCTTCTGGTCCAAAGGAGACCCCAGGGTATTCCCGTTCCACGATGAAGTTCGTCAATTTGCCGTCCACTTTAGCATAGATGAGAAAAATATCAGCAAAACCCGCATTAGTGATAAATTGTTTGGTTCCATTCAAGATATAATGCGTTCCTTCAGGATTCAGAACGGCAGTTGATTTTGCCCCCAAAGCATCTGAGCCTGAACCCGGTTCAGTTAAGCAATATGCTGCAATTTTCTCTCCACTCGCTAGGCTAGGCAGGTATTTTGCCTTCTGTTCAGGAGTTCCGAAATAGACAATCGGCAACGTTCCAATTCCAGTATGTGCCGCAAAGGAGACAGCAAAGGAGGCGCCCCGAGGGACTTCTTCCCCGACCACGACCGTCGAGAATTTATCCATACCTGATCCCCCGAATTCTTCAGGGACTTCTAAACCGAGGAGACCTAATTCTCCCGCTTGATGCAGGAATTCCTTCATCAGTCCATCTTCCTGCTCTTCGATTTTTTCAATCTTCGGAGCGATTTCTTTCTCCACAAAGTTATGTGCCATCGTCTTTAGCTGGAGATGATCTTCATTTAATTCCTCTGGGACAAATACTTGATCAGGCGTCACTTCAGCTAGCAAAAATCCGCCACCTTTTAAAGCTAATTCCATCGTTTTCTCCCCCTTAATTTTTAATTTTATAGAAGCTCATACACTCCCGCGGCCCCCATGCCGCCCCCGATGCACATGGTAACCATTCCATATTTGAGACCTCGGCGTTTTAACTCATGAAGAAGTGTCGCAGTCAACTTCGCACCCGTACACCCCAGAGGATGACCGAAAGCTATGGCTCCCCCGTTGGGATTCACTTTGGCTGGGTCGATACCGAGCGTTTTAATCACCGCTAAACCTTGAGCTGCAAAAGCTTCATTAAGTTCAAATAGATCAATCTGATCTAGGGTAAGCCCGACTTGTTTTAACACTTTGGGGATCGCTTTAAGGGGACCGATCCCCATGAGCTCCGGTTCAACACCAGCTACGGCAAAGCCACGCCAGACAGCCAGAGGCTTAAGTTCGAGTTCCTTGACTTTTTGCTCGGACATGAGCAAGGTTGCTGCTGCCCCATCACTGGTCTGAGACGAGTTCCCAGCCGTGACCGTTCCGCCGCTTAAGAAGGCAGGTTTAAGCTTAGCGAGTGAGGATAGGCTCGTTTCTGGACGAATTCCTTCATCCTGTGAGAACTCCCTTTCTCCGAATAGAGGAACAGGTACGATTTCTTCCGTAAACCGTCCACTCATTTGAGCTGCATAAGCTTTTTGATGACTCGCTACCGCGAATTCGTCTTGCTGTTCCCGAGTTACTTCATATTTACGAGCCACATTTTCTGCGGTAAGTCCCATTGAAAGGTAGACTTCCGGCGCATGCTGCATCATATAGGGATTCGGTGCGGGTTTCAATCCGCCTAACGGGACCATGGACATGCTCTCCGCTCCGCCGCTAAGAATGACATCGGCTTCCCCGAGGCGGATCCGATCTGCCCCTAAGGAAATCGCTTGTAATCCAGAAGAACAGAACCGATTGATCGTCATGCCTGGGACTTCGATAGGTAACCCTGCCCTTAAAGCCATGACTCGTCCCATATTCATCCCTTGCTCTCCTTCTGGAAAAGAACATCCGATGATACAATCATCAATCTCCGCTGGATTTAATTGAGGAATACGTTTTAGAATATCTTGAAGAACATAAGCTCCCAGATCATCCGGACGCACCTGAGCTAATGAACCTTTAACTGCTTTTCCTATCGCTGTCCGTCTGCTATCAACAATTAATGCTTCTCTCATTCCTCTTCACCTCCTAATTCCGTAAGGGTTTATTCTTAGTCAGCATATAACGAATCCGATCCTGAGTCTTTTGCTCACCGGCTAAACTCAAGAAACCTTCACGCTCCTGATCGAGCAAGTATTGCTCGTCGACATAACTGCCTGCTGGCTTATCTCCACCGGTCATCACATAGGCCAATTTTTTGGCAAGATGTTCATCATATTCTGAGATGTAACATCCTTCCTTCATCCCATAGAGGGCGAGTTCCAGCGTAGCACGTACTCCTGAGCCTGCTGTTTTTACCTTCTTGGGAAGGAGTGGTCGGAAGTTGCGCGCGAGATCGATCACGCGTGCTTTCGCGTCGAGAAGAATATGCTCTGCATTCATGCTGTAGCGATCATGGTCGCGAAGAAAGCCAAGATTTCTAGCCATTTCTGCACTCGTCGAGACCTGCGCCAGCGCAACCGTTTCAAATCGTTTCGCAAAGAAGAAATCGGGGGATACTTGAACGCCCGGCAAAATCCCTTCCATTGCGCGAACAGCCATTTCTTTCGTTCCACCGCCACCAGGGAGGAGACCCACTCCGAGTTCAACGAGTCCCATATATGTCTCAGCCGATGCTTGGATGCCATGAGAATGGAGACAAACTTCAGTTCCACCGCCTAAAGTCATTCCAAACGGCGCGGCAACCACAGGTCTTTTCGCATATTTCAAAGCCATTGTTCCTCTTTGGAATTCACGAACCATAAAGTCGAGCTCATCCCAATTTTCATCTTCAGCTTCCATTAAAATGAGCATCAGGTTCGCACCGACACAGAAATTCTTACCTTGACTGCCGATAACGAGGCCAAGATAGTTCTTTTCGACTTCGTCCAGAGATTTATGAATCATTGTCATAATATCCGCACCAATAGAGTTATTCGGAGAATGAAACTCCAAGCAAGCTACTCCGTCGCCAAGGTCAACCAAGCTTGCTCCCGCATTTCCAAAAATCACTTTGCCCTGTTGATGGGCTTGTTTTAAGGAGAAGGAATACGGGCTGATCCGTTGAGCTTGGTATTCCCCGTCAGCATAAAAGGCGATATTCCCGTCTACTGCTTTTTCATAGAAGCGTGTTTTTCCTTCGGCAAGAAGTTTTTCCACGATCGGCGGAAGCAAATCTCCTTCAGCAACAATGCGCTCCGCTGTCGCTTTGACACCCAAGGCATCCCAGGTCTCAAACGGGCCCATTTCCCAATTAAACCCAAGACGCATTCCCTCGTCAACTGCCGTAATATCGTCGGCAACTTGTGGAGCGACCTTCGCTGCATAGAGCAAAACAGGTTTCAGGACACTCCAAGCAAATTGTGAACCCACATCTTTGCCACTGATCAAGGTCCGAATTTTGTCTTTGAGCGATCCCGCGTTTTTGGCCTTATCTAAGGATGGGAATTTTACCTTTTTTTTCGGGACATAGGTCAGAGTCTTCGGCTCTAAAACTTCAACCGCTTTGCCTTCCGCCGTTTTGACTTTCTTATAAAATCCTTGTTTTGATTTGTCTCCAAGCCACCCCTTGTCAAGCATCGATTGAACAAAATCGGGAAGAACAAAAAGTGCTTTTTCCTCAGGTACTCCTTCAGCAACATTAGCTGCAACATGGACGAACGTATCCAGCCCGACCATATCCACCGTGCGGAAAGAAGCCGATTTAGGGCGCCCCATTACAGGACCGGTTAAGGCATCTACCTCGTCAATCGTAAGACCATAGCGCATCATTTCTTGAAGAGTCACGGTCAAACCATAAACACCGATGCGGTTAGCGATAAAATTCGGGGTATCTTTACCCAAAACAACGCCCTTACCCAAAACCCGTTCCCCAAAATCAGCCATAAACTTCAAAATTTCCGGATCTGTATTGGGTCCAGGGATAATTTCTAAAAGTTTCATATAGCGGGGTGGATTAAAAAAGTGCGTCCCTAAGAAAAAGCGTGTAAACTCAAGCGGGAGCCCCTCGACCATAGACTTTAAGGATATCCCTGAAGTATTCGAGCTAACAATCGTCCCTGGTCGGATATGAGCTGCGACTTTTGCAAACAAGTCAACTTTAACCTCAAGCCGCTCCACTACGACCTCAATGACCCAGTCAACTTCCTTTAAACGCTCGAGATCATCCGTTAAATTACCCACCTCAATGCGCTCCGCAAATTCAGAAACAAAGAGCGGAGCTGGATTCACTTTTAAGAGTTTTGCCTTACTTGAGGTCGCAATACGATTCCGTACCTTACTACTCTCGAGGGTAAGTCCAGCAGCTTCCTCCTCTGGGAGTAAAGCAGTGGGGATAATATCCAACAGTAAGCTAGGAATCCCTGCATTCGCTAAATGAGCTGCAATTGTGCTGCCCATCACTCCTGAGCCAAGAACAGCCACTTTGTTGATTTGCATATTTCTCCTCCTCTCTCGATTTGACTCTTTTCTACTCTTGATTTAGCTCTTCGTATTCTCTTTATTCTGATTTTTCTGACTTTTTTGATTGTAAAAAGCCATGTGAGTGACCATTCAGTCATTTTGTGTCGAACAGGAGGAAATCCTCCTTTATTCCTTTTCAGGTAAGCATAAAGCCCGAGCCAATAATTCGAGGATAGGGTCAACTTCATCAAGTAAGTTACGCTCGGTTCGAGCCAAAAGCCAATCGGTCGTTGCTTCATCAAGCGTCCCAAAAATCATCTGGCGAGCGACCTTAATATTGATCGGAGTAACCTCTTGACACTCAATTCCTTCTTGAATCACCTCCTCAATCAATCGAAAATAATCGCGCAGGGGGCCGGAAATTGCTGCCCGCAAACTGGGATCGGATTGCCTTAACTCAAGCTGGGTGACTACCGCTAAAGATCGGTCATTCACCATGTTAGAAAAGTGCGTTTGAATTATCGTTCTGAGTCGCATTCTCGTCGTCTCGCAAGACTCCAGTCCGCTACGAATTCGGTCGATAAAATGCCCCATGCGCACTTCGAAAAGCCGGATCAAGATTTCTTCTTTATTTTTAAAATAAAGATAGATTGTGCCATCCGCGACACCGGCTAACCGAGCAATTTTAGACACTTGACATTGATAG from the Desulfitobacterium metallireducens DSM 15288 genome contains:
- a CDS encoding acetyl-CoA hydrolase/transferase family protein, producing the protein MSTWTEEYRKKVVSADQAVSVVKSGDWIIYSYAANTLPVLDAALARRTPELQDIQLLAGVSMRPHAIIKADPRGEHFTWDCVHFSVIDRKYYEMGRAFYIPLRYSEVPRYILENISRVDVLMVQVSPMDRHGNFNLGPTISHYRASADKAKVIIVEVNEDMPIAHGGYGHTLHVSEIDYIVEAGHTGMPQIPSLEPAEVDQQIAQYVLQELRNGDCIQLGIGTMPNALGSQIAKSDLKDLGVHTEMLVDSYVEMFETGRITGRKKQIDRGRMVYTFAGGTQKLYDFIDNNPQVAGYPVEYTNDRSIASMNDNLVSINNALEIDLSGQVCSETVGPKMISGAGGQLDFVDAAYNSKGGRSFICMESTYTDHEGTKYSRINPLLTVGAVVTDTRPMVQYVVTEYGIVNLKGQTTWQRAEKLISIAHPDFREELIQEAQKLKVWRRSNKR
- a CDS encoding acyl-CoA dehydrogenase family protein, which translates into the protein MELALKGGGFLLAEVTPDQVFVPEELNEDHLQLKTMAHNFVEKEIAPKIEKIEEQEDGLMKEFLHQAGELGLLGLEVPEEFGGSGMDKFSTVVVGEEVPRGASFAVSFAAHTGIGTLPIVYFGTPEQKAKYLPSLASGEKIAAYCLTEPGSGSDALGAKSTAVLNPEGTHYILNGTKQFITNAGFADIFLIYAKVDGKLTNFIVEREYPGVSFGPEEKKMGIKGSSTRQVILEDVKVPVENVVGEVGRGHVVAFNILNVGRFKLAAAAIGSAQLALEVSVKYAGERKQFGTPLSRFGAIQTKLAEVATQSYLAESVVYRTAGLMEEGFYGLDLTGDCRKEAGKALEEYAIECSLNKVLASEVLDLSVDEGVQIHGGYGFIQEYPIERMYRDSRINRLFEGTNEINRLLVPGTLLKRALTGELPLLAAAKAVSKDLLSGGLSSEGEGLAGLLQMTQKAKKVFLLAAGLATQNLGNELKDNQYVLLGLAEMVLQIYTMESGILRALKVQELNVSEEHKRFVEKAATLGAFEAMNVLEQQGKEVLCAVEKGDSLSTVLAGLRKLVRRPNVDMIELRQDIANAVIAKEKYPIR
- a CDS encoding thiolase family protein yields the protein MREALIVDSRRTAIGKAVKGSLAQVRPDDLGAYVLQDILKRIPQLNPAEIDDCIIGCSFPEGEQGMNMGRVMALRAGLPIEVPGMTINRFCSSGLQAISLGADRIRLGEADVILSGGAESMSMVPLGGLKPAPNPYMMQHAPEVYLSMGLTAENVARKYEVTREQQDEFAVASHQKAYAAQMSGRFTEEIVPVPLFGEREFSQDEGIRPETSLSSLAKLKPAFLSGGTVTAGNSSQTSDGAAATLLMSEQKVKELELKPLAVWRGFAVAGVEPELMGIGPLKAIPKVLKQVGLTLDQIDLFELNEAFAAQGLAVIKTLGIDPAKVNPNGGAIAFGHPLGCTGAKLTATLLHELKRRGLKYGMVTMCIGGGMGAAGVYELL
- a CDS encoding 3-hydroxyacyl-CoA dehydrogenase/enoyl-CoA hydratase family protein, coding for MQINKVAVLGSGVMGSTIAAHLANAGIPSLLLDIIPTALLPEEEAAGLTLESSKVRNRIATSSKAKLLKVNPAPLFVSEFAERIEVGNLTDDLERLKEVDWVIEVVVERLEVKVDLFAKVAAHIRPGTIVSSNTSGISLKSMVEGLPLEFTRFFLGTHFFNPPRYMKLLEIIPGPNTDPEILKFMADFGERVLGKGVVLGKDTPNFIANRIGVYGLTVTLQEMMRYGLTIDEVDALTGPVMGRPKSASFRTVDMVGLDTFVHVAANVAEGVPEEKALFVLPDFVQSMLDKGWLGDKSKQGFYKKVKTAEGKAVEVLEPKTLTYVPKKKVKFPSLDKAKNAGSLKDKIRTLISGKDVGSQFAWSVLKPVLLYAAKVAPQVADDITAVDEGMRLGFNWEMGPFETWDALGVKATAERIVAEGDLLPPIVEKLLAEGKTRFYEKAVDGNIAFYADGEYQAQRISPYSFSLKQAHQQGKVIFGNAGASLVDLGDGVACLEFHSPNNSIGADIMTMIHKSLDEVEKNYLGLVIGSQGKNFCVGANLMLILMEAEDENWDELDFMVREFQRGTMALKYAKRPVVAAPFGMTLGGGTEVCLHSHGIQASAETYMGLVELGVGLLPGGGGTKEMAVRAMEGILPGVQVSPDFFFAKRFETVALAQVSTSAEMARNLGFLRDHDRYSMNAEHILLDAKARVIDLARNFRPLLPKKVKTAGSGVRATLELALYGMKEGCYISEYDEHLAKKLAYVMTGGDKPAGSYVDEQYLLDQEREGFLSLAGEQKTQDRIRYMLTKNKPLRN
- a CDS encoding TetR/AcrR family transcriptional regulator; translated protein: MIASREEKFQRILDAATEAFAESGYYQCQVSKIARLAGVADGTIYLYFKNKEEILIRLFEVRMGHFIDRIRSGLESCETTRMRLRTIIQTHFSNMVNDRSLAVVTQLELRQSDPSLRAAISGPLRDYFRLIEEVIQEGIECQEVTPINIKVARQMIFGTLDEATTDWLLARTERNLLDEVDPILELLARALCLPEKE